The Penaeus monodon isolate SGIC_2016 chromosome 24, NSTDA_Pmon_1, whole genome shotgun sequence DNA segment NNNNNNNNNNNNNNNNNNNNNNNNNNNNNNNNNNNCAATAGATAGTGCCGTAACCCACTGCTTATAAGTTAAAGGTACTCCACCGTAATTGTAATTTTTGTGGTTTCCATAATAAATTGAACTATATACTGTATTCATATGAAAAATTgtaagttattttttgttgcagATTCATAGATTTATCCAAGTTTTGATCCCATATTGATAATTTCTAAAATAGCATAAAGTTATATAACGATTTTCATCAACCCTCCAGCCTCGAGCTGCAAAGTACCTGGTATGGGGTCATAAGGAGGCATTGAAGGAATCATGATGAAGAAGATATTTACTGGCAGACAAGGCTTATGTTTGGTTGCTTCATTTACACATGACACAagccagtggtggcagtttaGTGTTGAACTACTCTATCCCTCCTAATTTATTTCCTACCgtctttcacatttatttttaactttggTAACAGTGTCTGtctgcaatatcatcatcatttgaattACTTTGCCTTTTTATTGTATAATGTTGCTGAAAAAATGGATTAACTGTTTTACAACTTTATAAAGCAGTCAAGAACATAAAAGTAGGTACAGttagtttcatatttttttcatgatattttgcttaatttttttttttttacttggtatataatttattatcccATTCATAAGATGTTTTTTTACAACACATAAGGTATTTATCCCATTTTTTGAGTTGGAAGATCAAGAAAATCAtatgttaaaaaagagaaaaggagcaaTTGAAAAGATTTGGGGATTANNNNNNNNNNNNNNNNNNNNNNNNNNNNNNNNNNNNNNNNNNNNNNNNNNNNNNNNNNNNNNNNNNNNNNNNNNNNNNNNNNNNNNNNNNNNNNNNNNNNNNNNNNNNNNNNNNNNNNNNNNNNNNNNNNNNNNNNNNNNNNNNNNNNNNNNNNNNNNAGTGCACTGATATTTGGTTAGTATTGGTTCCAGATTGTGATTCCTAGATTTGGGGGGAAGGGCAGCACAAGGTGAAGTATTGAATTAGTtgttttatataactataaatatttttcttacagGTTTTGCCATTAACATGCATGTTTGTCGCCATGATTTCCATGAACAACCTGTGCCTGAAGTACGTTGGTGTAGCATTCTATTATGTTGGGCGATCGTTATCAACTGTGTTCAATGTCATTTTCACGTACCTGATCCTTGGTAAGTggataattattttgaaaaagcaATATAATATCAAGTAAAATATTTAGTTGATGACTGTACACCCTAAgtgattcttttttctatttaattagaAAATCCTATCATTTTCTCATGGTTGTCAGttttgaagataaataaaaaaagtttaaacttaTGTGAAAACTCCAGTTCTCAACTTTTGTGATCTATAGTAATTTTATGATATGTActgagaaaacaaaaagataaattagCAACTGATGGTAAGAATCTGAAGTTAGGCATGTTTTATTTTCCCAGGTCAAAAAACATCATTACCTGCAGTGGCAAGCTGTGGTGTTATCATTGCAGGTTTCTTCTTAGGAGTAGATCAAGAGAATGTTGCAGGTAAGGACTATTCTATGTTGCAATGAAGTCCTTGCTACATTTATTTGTTGGAATAAGAGATGAACATAAAGAGACTTCTTGGATTATAGAAAACCCTATCTTACACAAGTATATTTATTGTTGGTAACTTTTGTCACACTGAGGAacacttttttaaagattttaccCTGCTATGGAagtttatatgtaagtatgcatgtaattgctaaaatatgtatgtgttgatAACAAATTTACCCAGTAATGTTCTGATTATACAAATGACTTTTACATCAAAGTAAATGCATATTTATCCATGCATGGNNNNNNNNNNNNNNNNNNNNNNNNNNNNNNNNNNNNNNNNNNNNNNNNNNNNNNNNNNNNNNNNNNNNNNNNNNNNNNNNNNNNNNNNNNNNNNNNNNNNNNNNNNNNNNNNNNNNNNNNNNNNNNNNNNNNNNNNNNNNNNNNNNNNNNNNNNNNNNNNNNNNNNNNNNNNNNNNNNNNNNNNNNNNNNNNNNNNNNNNNNNNNNNNNNNNNNNNNNNNNNNNNNNNNNNNNNNNNNNNNNNNNNNNNNNNNNNNNNNNNNNNNNNNNNNNNNNNNNNNNNNNNNNNNNNNNNNNNNNNNNNNNNNNNNNNNNNNNNNNNNNNNNNNNNNNNNNNNNNNNNNNNNNNNNNNNNNNNNNNNNNNNNNNNNNNNNNNNNNNNNNNNNNNNNNNNNNNNNNNNNNNNNNNNNNNNNNNNNNNNNNNNNNNNNNNNNNNNNNNNNNNNNNNNNNNNNNNNNNNNNNNNNNNNNNNNNNNNNNNNNNNNNNNNNNNNNNNNNNNNNNNNNNNNNNNNNNNNNNNNNNNNNNNNNNNNNNNNNNNNNNNNNNNNNNNNNNNNNNNNNNNNNNNNNNNNNNNNNNNNNNNNNNNNNNNNNNNNNNNNNNNNNNNNNNNNNNNNNNNNNNNNNNNNNNNNNNNNNNNNNNNNNNNNNNNNNNNNNNNNNNNNNNNNNNNNNNNNNNNNNNNNNNNNNNNNNNNNAGTAATCAGCGATAGGCCAATCTGACCTCACTAGTATATGTCATTCCTTGAATTTTGGGggataaattttatgttttttattttgattttgttgatataattcatcATCATGCTGCTGGTTATGAATGACATGGATTAATCACAGAATCCAAATGGAATATTTTTCTGACTCATATTTGATGCTGCATGTATAAATGCAGGCTCATACTGGTATTTTTATGTGTCTATCCTTTTGTTTTAGTTTatcgtgcatgcatacatgcacccTGGTGAGTTTAAAACTAATCTCATTATTTATTCAGAGCAGAAAAATATCTGCCAATTGATATTTGATAAATCAAATTGAGCAANNNNNNNNNNNNNNNNNNNNNNNNNNNNNNNNNNNNNNGGAGTTGTATTTGGAGTCCTTGCATCAGCATCTGTTTCCCTGAATGCTATTTTTACAAAGAAAGTAAGGAACTTCATTGGTTTAATTTCAAGTTTTAATAATTGTGATTAAAATGTTCTCTGCatattaaattctttttaaatgtaatttcagTTTCTTAAAACTAGCTTAATATTACAGGTTTTACCGGCTTTAGATGGTTCAATTTGGATGCTTTCCTATTACAACAATGCTTTGGCCATTGTTTTGTTTACTCCTCTGATTGTACTGAATGGGGAAATACCTGCAATTGGGAAGATGATCTCCGAAGGCTCTTTGAATTTCTGGGGATTAATGGTTATTGCTGGACTCTTTGGCTTTGCCATTGGCTATGTTACTGGACTTCAGATTCAGGTATGTATTATGATGTTAACATTGAGATAGATTGGATATTTTAGGGTTtaatttttgtctgtctttgtctaacATGGTTAATATCACATTCATATGTGTTTTNNNNNNNNNNNNNNNNNNNNNNNNNNNNNNNNNNNGAGTAATTCAAGGTGGTTCAGATATATCTTGGAATATCTTTTGAGTACTTGTGTAAATGTGATGGTTGCAATACATACCTGGATATAGCTGCTTTCCTtgcatatacctgtgtgtgtatNNNNNNNNNNNNNNNNNNNNNNNNNNNNNNNNNNNNNNNNNNNNNNNNNNNNNNNNNNNNNNNNNNNNNNNNNNNNNNNNNNNNNNNNNNNNNNNNNNNNNNNNNNNNNNNNNNNNNNNNNNNNNNNNNNNNNNNNNNNNNNNNNNNNNNNNNGAAAATTCTTGGTATAAGGGATTTTATGTCTCTATGCAGTTATCATACATAActagaatatttatttataatctatagGCTAGTATATTAAGAAGCAAGCAAGCATATTCATAACTTCCATCTAGAAGCACTATTTTGAAAGGACTACTTACCAGGATTCCATTGCACTTTCAGGTGACTTCACCTCTCACCCATACCATCAGTGGCACAGCAAAGGCTTGCGCCCAGACCGTATTGGCCACTTGGTGGTATGGGGAAGCCAAGGCTGCACTCTGGTGGATTAGTAATTGGATTGTCCTTGGAGGTTCCTTGGCTTACACGCGTATCAAGCAGCAGGAAATGAAGACTTCTCATAATTCAGGATTATCATCGGGTAAAGACAAAGTCTGAGTGATGTATGTTTCTTTTGATCTGAAGACTCTCTGTTACTCTCATGACATCTATCTTTCCTCCTGTAGTTTATCTGCACACAGTTGTGGTTATCCAACCAAGGTATACATTCCAAGTGACCAACCTGATGCTaggtattatcatcacatttaccTGATAATTGCAACTTGTTTGTGTGAAGGCACAGTGCACCATAAGATAAGactgtgtgaaatgtgtgttatCACTTTTAAAGCTTTTCTGTGATTTACACTTCCCTGTGCAGCTGATGAATCAGCAGGCAGTACatagatgattttttaaaaccatttaaaaCTATTTCAAGTTTTTTATCatctacatataatttataaatgatatattctaTTGAATTTTTAACAGGCCGAAAAGACCATGTAGATATTCCTCAGGTGAAATagtctttctatatttattagtGTTTCTTGATGGTGATCTCCACTTTCTAAGGAGTTCTCAGAAGTTAAAAATTGGAATTTTCAGTATCACATTTATGTATAAGAAATGTACTAAACCATGTCTTTGGTAAATATTATTACTCCATACTTTAATTATGCTAGTCATTGTCAGAACTTTTACATCACTGAGTGACTCAGCTCAGATGGAAATAGATATTTTAGATTTTCCTATTATCAAATCCCACCTCAGGATTCATATAAAGGAGAGCCAGTCACAGGTCCTATAAGCCTTTGTGATAAAAGAGATTAAAACATGAATGGTATATTGAGTAGTATGATAAAAATGTCACTTAGgcataatttttattgttcttttctatAGTAGGAATTAACATACACTGGCATACAGGGATTAGCAAATAGATAAAACAAGGAAATCAATAGATGATAATTAGAAAAATCATCATAACCTCCTATTTGGTAGACTTTAACAAGAAATTTGTTAAGCTTAGACATACCCATAACTTCAGTATTTTGAAAATGGGGTGCAATTATTTTAGGGGATCACCTCCATTCACAGTAATCAAAATGCAGGATTTGGCATTATTACAGTGTCTGTATTTTGACATTTGTTTAGACATGAACTTCCTTTCTTaaacttttaaagggaaaatacttTATTTGCAATTTGCANNNNNNNNNNNNNNNNNNNNNNNNNNGTAAGAGGGATAGATTTGACAGAATTTTTGCTGTCTTCCTGTAGAGGGGAGGTATATGACAAAAAGATAATAGTTTACAAAAATCCAGTTTTGGTTNNNNNNNNNNNNNNNNNNNNNNNNNNNNNNNNNNNNNNNTGAGATCACAAcataggtaataatgaaaatagtagaaACAAGACAAAGACAAGTTGTCCCTTGTCGCTGGGTGGTTTCCCGATACAAAAGCTTTCTCTCCTgggttgtattcatagtggcccaggcccaATGCGCAGCATGACCATACATGCCTGNNNNNNNNNNNNNNNNNNNNNNNNNNNNNNNNNNNNNNNNNNNNNNNNNNNNNNNNNNNNNNNNNNNNNNNNNNNNNNNNNNNNNNNNNNNNNNNNNNNNNNNNNNNNNNNNNNNNNNNTACTGATTTCCTTAGCCCTCATAATTAACACTACATTCAAATTTCATGGGTAAATAATTAGTAAAATGAGAGTTACAAATACTGATGTTTAGAGATTATAAAGGGAATTTCCTtaacatttctttaaaattatatacatttgaatCAAACCCTTGTTATGTAGTGGCAAGGTGTTTAATTctaattttagatatttatttttttacaaaatatagtaCTGAAGAGTTGATGTgaaatatatagggggggggcaTTATAGGGTGATGTTTATATAGTGTACAGCTTTTACATGGGATTGATGATTTCTTATCTGAATCAAGCTTTTATATGTTGGTGATCTTATCTTCATCTGTGATGGTGGATGTTTTTCACAAGGTtgtcttatatctttttttactcTACATATCTCCTGTATTATTTATATGGTTgaaagttatatttttatatactttgatACTCCTCTTTACTGCATCACATTATCAATGTGCATTATATAGTTTCCAGTTTGTTATTATGTGATTGTTTCATCCAAATAGCATGTAGCCATTACCAGATTTATCTGACTTAAACTttttcatgtacatatattcttCATAGATTTAGGAAACAGTTTTGAAGTAAGAGGTGAACCTATAAAAATTTNNNNNNNNNNNNNNNNNNNNNNNNNNNNNNNNNNNNNNNNNNNNNNNNNNNNNNNNNNNNNNNNNNNNNNNNNNNNNNNNNNNNNNNNNNNNNNNNNNNNNNNNNNNNNNNNNNNNNNNNNNNNNNNNNNNNNNNNNNNNNNNNNNNNNNNNNNNNNNNNNNNNNNNNNNNNNNNNNNNNNNNNNNNNNNNNNNNNNNNNNNNNNNNNNNNNNNNNNNNNNNNNNNNNNNNNNNNNNNNNNNNNNNNNNNNNNNNNNNNNNNNNNNNNNNNNNNNNNNNNNNNNNNNNNNNNNNNNNNNNNNNNNNNNNNNNNNNNNNNNNNNNNNNNNNNNNNNNNNNNNNNNNNNNNNNNNNNNNNNNNNNNNNNNNNNNNNNNNNNNNNNNNNNNNNNNNNNNNNNNNNNNNNNNNNNNNNNNNNNNNNNNNNNNNNNNNNNNNNNNNNNNNNNNNNNNNNNNNNNNNNNNNNNNNNNNNNNNNNNNNNNNNNNNNNNNNNNNNNNNNNNNNNNNNNNNNNNNNNNN contains these protein-coding regions:
- the LOC119588651 gene encoding GDP-fucose transporter 1-like (The sequence of the model RefSeq protein was modified relative to this genomic sequence to represent the inferred CDS: added 17 bases not found in genome assembly) gives rise to the protein MESRKDISLVQKYVKVASVVSLYWVVSISMVFVNKYLLGGSSMGDRDAPLFVTCFQCFVTVVFCLLLKYSSRLFPHVVTFPEVGALETEKVKKVLPLTCMFVAMISMNNLCLKYVGVAFYYVGRSLSTVFNVIFTYLILGQKTSLPAVASCGVIIAGFFLGVDQENVAGSLSVSGVVFGVLASASVSLNAIFTKKVLPALDGSIWMLSYYNNALAIVLFTPLIVLNGEIPAIGKMISEGSLNFWGLMVIAGLFGFAIGYVTGLQIQVTSPLTHTISGTAKACAQTVLATWWYGEAKAALWWISNWIVLGGSLAYTRIKQQEMKTSHNSGLSSEKMEAKGPEKC